The following proteins are co-located in the Clavibacter capsici genome:
- a CDS encoding ring-cleaving dioxygenase, translating into MTASTQGLHHVTAIGGDPQRNVDFYVRAMGLRLVKRTVNFDSPGSYHLYYGDTEGRPGSLLTFFPWKGVPAGRVGAGQSTTTAFSVPAGSLGWWAEHLRDVGVAPSISSTGSAEERLSLRDPDGLQIDLVASSVDDPRAPWDSADVPAEHAIRGQHSSVLTVRDPAGTASVLVDDLGLRLVDERDGRFRFAAGDGGPGSLVDLVADPGAQQGLTAGGTVHHVAFRVPDRARQQEWRDELADRGHHVTQILDRQYFTSVYFREPGGVLFEIATDTPGFDVDEPLLELGRSLRLPPWLEPSRADIEAAVPPLRLPDDGPVPSDGTAA; encoded by the coding sequence ATGACCGCCAGCACCCAGGGACTGCACCACGTCACCGCCATCGGCGGCGACCCGCAGCGGAACGTCGACTTCTACGTGCGCGCGATGGGCCTCCGGCTCGTCAAGCGCACGGTGAACTTCGACAGCCCCGGCAGCTACCACCTCTACTACGGCGACACCGAGGGCCGGCCCGGATCGCTCCTCACCTTCTTCCCGTGGAAGGGCGTGCCCGCGGGACGCGTCGGCGCCGGGCAGTCCACGACGACCGCGTTCTCGGTGCCCGCCGGGAGCCTCGGCTGGTGGGCCGAGCACCTGCGCGACGTGGGCGTCGCCCCGTCGATCTCGTCGACCGGATCCGCGGAGGAGCGCCTCTCCCTCCGCGACCCCGACGGCCTGCAGATCGACCTCGTCGCCTCCTCCGTCGACGACCCGCGCGCGCCGTGGGACTCGGCCGACGTGCCCGCCGAGCACGCGATCCGCGGCCAGCACTCCTCGGTGCTCACCGTGCGGGATCCCGCGGGCACCGCCTCCGTGCTCGTGGACGACCTGGGGCTCCGGCTCGTGGACGAGCGCGACGGCCGCTTCCGCTTCGCCGCGGGCGACGGCGGGCCGGGCTCCCTCGTCGACCTCGTCGCCGACCCGGGCGCGCAGCAGGGCCTCACCGCGGGCGGCACCGTGCACCACGTCGCCTTCCGCGTGCCCGACCGCGCCCGGCAGCAGGAGTGGCGCGACGAGCTGGCCGACCGCGGGCACCACGTGACGCAGATCCTCGACCGGCAGTACTTCACCTCCGTCTACTTCCGCGAGCCCGGTGGCGTGCTGTTCGAGATCGCCACGGACACCCCCGGCTTCGACGTCGACGAGCCGCTGCTCGAGCTCGGCCGCAGCCTGCGCCTCCCGCCGTGGCTCGAGCCCAGCCGCGCCGACATCGAGGCCGCGGTCCCGCCGCTGCGCCTGCCGGACGACGGGCCCGTCCCCTCCGACGGGACCGCGGCGTGA
- a CDS encoding MarR family winged helix-turn-helix transcriptional regulator → MSPAEELRYLILGAQREGARAYAAALAPTGLTPAQAEAVVVLDDAPGISLAALGARLVCEAGSPSRLVDALVRRGLVHRDPDPRSRRSVVLRLTDEGRGRVADVRAAEAAVHDAIGGALDGPELDAAIGALRRLLDRRPTLDALTLRRADRSGARP, encoded by the coding sequence GTGAGCCCCGCGGAGGAGCTGCGCTACCTGATCCTCGGGGCGCAGCGGGAGGGTGCGCGGGCCTACGCCGCCGCGCTCGCCCCGACCGGGTTGACGCCCGCGCAGGCGGAGGCGGTCGTCGTGCTCGACGATGCCCCCGGGATCAGCCTGGCCGCCCTCGGCGCGCGGCTCGTCTGCGAGGCCGGGTCGCCCAGCCGCCTCGTCGACGCGCTCGTGCGCCGGGGCCTCGTCCATCGCGACCCGGATCCGCGCAGCCGCCGAAGCGTGGTGCTCCGCCTGACCGACGAGGGCCGCGGCCGCGTGGCCGACGTGCGCGCCGCCGAGGCCGCCGTGCACGACGCGATCGGCGGGGCGCTCGACGGGCCCGAGCTCGACGCCGCCATCGGAGCGCTCCGGCGCCTCCTCGACCGACGCCCTACCCTCGACGCCCTGACGCTGCGGCGGGCGGATCGGTCGGGCGCGAGGCCCTGA
- a CDS encoding alpha/beta fold hydrolase, whose protein sequence is MSSISSPPVLVGVPCFSGAPWDFAPLTALAPYPVRTLRLPDDAATVDETADALEDAVADLRRYVLVGDSFGAVVSLALALRRPPGLAGLVLSGGFAADPTPAWKTRAAGLADRVPRVAYEQGILRFHASQLASRLDPTAPHPRTRRDYRELFRAHTPAAAYAARVRAVAGFDVRTRLARIEVPTLLLTPDDDRLVGPAAAAALRDGLPHARELVIPGTGHMLRFTHPEEYAAAVDAFVRAEVGVGAVAAGTA, encoded by the coding sequence ATGTCATCGATCTCGTCTCCGCCGGTGCTCGTCGGCGTCCCCTGCTTCTCCGGCGCGCCCTGGGACTTCGCGCCGCTCACCGCCCTCGCCCCCTATCCCGTCCGCACGCTGCGCCTCCCCGACGACGCCGCGACGGTCGACGAGACGGCCGACGCCCTCGAGGACGCGGTCGCCGACCTGCGGCGGTACGTGCTCGTCGGCGACTCCTTCGGCGCGGTCGTGAGCCTCGCGCTCGCGCTGCGTCGGCCTCCGGGGCTCGCCGGCCTCGTGCTCTCGGGCGGCTTCGCGGCGGATCCGACCCCCGCGTGGAAGACGCGCGCCGCGGGCCTCGCCGACCGGGTGCCGCGCGTCGCCTACGAGCAGGGGATCCTCCGCTTCCACGCGTCGCAGCTCGCGTCCCGGCTCGACCCGACGGCCCCGCATCCGCGGACGCGTCGCGACTACCGGGAGCTGTTCCGCGCGCACACGCCCGCCGCGGCGTACGCGGCCCGGGTGCGCGCGGTGGCCGGGTTCGACGTCCGGACGCGGCTGGCGCGGATCGAGGTGCCGACGCTCCTCCTCACGCCCGATGACGACCGGCTCGTCGGTCCGGCCGCCGCGGCCGCGCTCCGCGACGGCCTGCCGCACGCCCGCGAGCTCGTGATCCCCGGCACCGGGCACATGCTCCGGTTCACGCACCCCGAGGAGTACGCCGCCGCGGTGGACGCGTTCGTGCGCGCCGAGGTCGGCGTCGGGGCGGTGGCGGCGGGCACCGCGTGA
- a CDS encoding iron chaperone: MTDDGGFTKDERAAMKQRAKELREEAKAQKAADKQAAALQGVLDAHAAMPPEERAIAEWLHGIVLEHAPGLSPKTWYGFPAYADADGKPVVFFQPGSKFGTRYSTLGFQDPAQLDEGTMWATSYALTAVDPANEERVAELVRRSVGG, from the coding sequence ATGACGGACGACGGCGGATTCACGAAGGACGAGCGCGCGGCGATGAAGCAGCGCGCGAAGGAGCTGCGCGAGGAGGCGAAGGCGCAGAAGGCCGCCGACAAGCAGGCCGCCGCGCTGCAGGGCGTGCTCGACGCGCACGCCGCGATGCCGCCCGAGGAGCGCGCGATCGCCGAGTGGCTGCACGGCATCGTGCTCGAGCACGCGCCGGGCCTCTCGCCCAAGACCTGGTACGGCTTCCCGGCATACGCCGACGCGGACGGCAAGCCCGTCGTGTTCTTCCAGCCGGGATCCAAGTTCGGCACCCGGTACTCGACGCTCGGCTTCCAGGACCCGGCGCAGCTCGACGAGGGCACCATGTGGGCGACCTCGTACGCGCTCACGGCCGTGGATCCCGCGAACGAGGAGCGCGTGGCGGAGCTGGTGCGGCGGTCCGTCGGGGGCTGA